A stretch of Campylobacter showae DNA encodes these proteins:
- the napH gene encoding quinol dehydrogenase ferredoxin subunit NapH, whose amino-acid sequence MKYLILRRISQILILGLFFASNYYGVKILQGNLSSSLLFGVVPLSDPFAVLQLYLASFSIASGALVGAAIVFAFYAIVAPRAFCSWVCPVNIITETARWVRVKLGYDKDKKFVNFTRSARYYVLGFTLFISLVTSAPAFEGVSFIGIIQRGVIYGGTLWLFVAFGVFAIDAFIGDRLVCSKLCPLGAFYAIAGKFALIRVKHDAASCTNCMKCKLICPENQVLGIIGKQSGFITSSECISCGRCIDVCDDDALKFNIRNLLKEKNQ is encoded by the coding sequence ATGAAATATTTGATTTTAAGAAGGATAAGTCAAATTTTAATCCTAGGGCTGTTTTTTGCGAGCAACTACTACGGAGTTAAAATTTTACAAGGCAATCTCAGCTCGTCTTTGCTTTTCGGAGTCGTTCCTCTTAGCGATCCGTTTGCCGTTTTGCAGTTATATTTAGCTAGTTTTAGTATCGCTTCGGGTGCACTTGTGGGGGCCGCTATCGTGTTTGCTTTTTACGCGATCGTCGCTCCGCGCGCTTTTTGCAGCTGGGTTTGTCCGGTAAATATCATCACCGAAACCGCTCGCTGGGTCAGAGTAAAGCTTGGCTACGACAAAGATAAAAAATTCGTAAATTTCACGCGAAGCGCTAGATATTACGTTTTAGGATTTACGCTTTTTATCTCGCTAGTCACTTCAGCTCCGGCGTTTGAGGGCGTTAGCTTTATCGGCATTATTCAGCGCGGCGTCATCTACGGCGGAACACTGTGGTTGTTCGTGGCGTTTGGGGTGTTTGCGATAGACGCGTTTATCGGCGATAGATTAGTCTGCTCAAAGCTTTGCCCGCTGGGCGCTTTTTACGCGATAGCCGGCAAATTCGCCCTTATCAGAGTAAAACACGATGCGGCTAGCTGTACTAACTGCATGAAGTGTAAGCTGATCTGCCCGGAAAACCAAGTGCTCGGCATTATCGGCAAGCAAAGCGGGTTTATAACATCGAGCGAGTGCATCAGCTGCGGACGCTGTATCGACGTCTGCGATGACGACGCGCTCAAATTTAACATTAGAAATTTACTAAAGGAGAAAAATCAATGA
- the napG gene encoding ferredoxin-type protein NapG, with translation MQNRREALKFGLKAISLVLAGGFIWSTQTTAKAQTLLIRPPGALKEKNFLSECIRCGLCVEACPWDTLKLADLDDGLPYGTPFFTPRNIPCYMCPDIPCTVACPTGALDTKLVSEDNGKLNINKAQMGIAVLDPNFCIAYEGLRCDACYRACPLIDKALRLEYVRNERTQKHAFFKPVVDADYCTGCGMCEQVCVTPKASIFVLPREIGLGSSNEQYVKGWVEGADKKLKDAEPKEFKTDEKKLNDYLNSGDLL, from the coding sequence ATGCAAAATAGAAGAGAGGCTTTAAAATTTGGGTTAAAAGCGATTAGTTTGGTTCTCGCAGGCGGCTTTATCTGGAGTACGCAAACGACGGCTAAAGCCCAAACTCTACTCATCAGGCCGCCGGGTGCTTTGAAGGAGAAAAATTTCCTTAGCGAGTGCATACGCTGCGGGCTTTGCGTAGAAGCCTGTCCTTGGGATACGCTTAAGCTTGCGGATTTAGACGACGGATTGCCTTACGGCACTCCGTTTTTTACCCCGCGAAATATCCCTTGTTATATGTGCCCGGATATCCCGTGCACGGTCGCCTGTCCGACCGGAGCTCTAGATACGAAGCTGGTGAGCGAGGATAACGGCAAGCTAAATATAAACAAAGCGCAGATGGGTATCGCGGTGCTGGATCCAAATTTCTGCATCGCTTACGAGGGGCTTCGCTGTGACGCTTGTTACCGCGCCTGCCCTTTGATAGATAAAGCGTTAAGGCTTGAATATGTCCGCAACGAACGCACGCAAAAGCACGCGTTTTTTAAACCGGTCGTGGACGCCGACTACTGCACGGGTTGCGGTATGTGCGAGCAAGTTTGCGTGACGCCAAAAGCTTCCATTTTTGTGCTTCCGCGCGAGATAGGGCTAGGCTCTAGCAACGAACAGTACGTAAAAGGCTGGGTCGAGGGCGCGGATAAAAAGCTAAAAGACGCTGAGCCAAAAGAGTTTAAAACCGACGAGAAAAAGCTAAACGACTATCTAAATAGCGGAGATTTGCTATGA